From one Gracilibacillus salinarum genomic stretch:
- a CDS encoding ATP-binding cassette domain-containing protein: MTTIDLDHVTKTMKGINVINNISLTFHSGKVTGLRGVNGSGKTMMMRLIAGLIFPSKGSIHIDGKKLGKDLTFPESIGMLLENPAFLDSYSGFQNLKMLASIRNEIDTVQIRAVLNQVGLDEASSKKKYKKYSLGMKQRLGIAGAILERPDIVILDEPTNSLDTNGVELVKKIVHQEKQRGALVIISCHDSDILDELADEIHYLENGTLISSSKGSEKT, from the coding sequence ATGACAACCATTGATTTGGATCATGTTACGAAGACGATGAAGGGGATTAACGTCATTAACAATATTTCTTTAACCTTCCATTCTGGTAAAGTCACCGGATTACGCGGTGTAAACGGCTCTGGAAAGACGATGATGATGCGGTTAATTGCTGGTTTAATTTTTCCTTCCAAAGGATCGATCCACATTGACGGTAAAAAACTTGGAAAAGATCTTACCTTCCCCGAAAGTATTGGCATGCTGTTAGAAAATCCAGCTTTTTTAGATAGCTATTCAGGCTTCCAAAATCTAAAAATGCTCGCATCGATTCGCAATGAAATTGATACGGTGCAGATAAGAGCTGTGTTAAATCAGGTGGGCCTAGATGAGGCAAGCAGTAAGAAAAAATATAAAAAATATTCATTAGGGATGAAGCAACGCCTTGGTATTGCTGGTGCCATTCTTGAAAGACCGGATATTGTCATACTGGATGAACCGACCAATTCACTGGATACGAATGGCGTAGAACTGGTTAAAAAAATCGTACATCAAGAAAAGCAACGCGGGGCATTAGTGATCATCTCCTGTCATGATAGCGATATATTGGATGAATTGGCAGATGAGATACATTATCTGGAAAACGGAACACTTATAAGCAGCTCAAAAGGAAGTGAAAAAACATGA
- a CDS encoding DUF5028 domain-containing protein, producing the protein MKKLFLGFLCLALTVGVGIRIWNVNKDVELPPVHTFKMSEEVAIEDNIFLDDFENMDGYTVTVNDAEIIPYEAYLAKYQYQDDPDNPLFAEEDFLFPEMVYDIDITVKNTKKTDNPKEQSGINFIHYYLIGTDFELQISDELYRVGNPDLETGMTDGFRLRPETEMNFHLPFYFSPSAIAGPLQVKDITSDDIYLVVSLYPHVNQILIES; encoded by the coding sequence ATGAAAAAGCTCTTCCTCGGTTTCCTGTGTTTAGCTTTAACTGTAGGAGTAGGTATTCGCATTTGGAATGTCAATAAAGATGTCGAGCTTCCTCCAGTCCACACCTTTAAAATGAGTGAAGAAGTGGCCATTGAAGATAATATATTTCTAGATGACTTTGAAAATATGGATGGTTATACCGTGACCGTAAACGATGCAGAAATCATTCCTTATGAGGCATACCTTGCAAAATATCAGTATCAGGATGATCCGGATAATCCATTGTTTGCAGAAGAGGATTTTCTTTTTCCTGAAATGGTTTATGATATCGATATAACCGTTAAAAATACGAAGAAAACGGATAATCCAAAGGAACAAAGTGGTATTAACTTTATTCACTATTATTTAATTGGTACCGATTTCGAACTTCAAATTAGCGATGAGCTATATCGCGTTGGTAATCCTGATTTGGAAACAGGCATGACAGATGGATTTCGTCTGCGCCCAGAAACAGAAATGAACTTTCATTTACCATTTTATTTTTCGCCATCAGCTATTGCTGGCCCGCTTCAAGTAAAGGATATTACTAGTGACGATATATATTTGGTTGTTTCTTTATATCCTCATGTGAATCAAATTTTGATAGAATCCTAA
- a CDS encoding sensor histidine kinase: MVLSLFFFVIELTAMFFGLFYTLSLKLKLKTIMFGVIAVGLPAVSSYLYVAGCFGISYLLISLSLFFYIHTRKLRTLLDVAILAIISLIAENLSQIIHFSFFTDQQTPVVAGINSLFLVIIFTVCTYLYRLFIMKIWQMFSIATQILLFFVAWVTTTVIFFNLFISLHRNLYYPAIFNVLIETIYLLLMFVLFALLFRNIKKENTLKNKEIEREQMLQYMQELERINKDMQSFRHDYQNILLTMQGYMEHNDIKGLKNYFNNYIVKVENSTLRRNHLFHQLDKIKIIELKGFLSSKILLAQESSITIHVEVADQIKAIDMHIIDLIRLIGILLDNALEASLHLENRELNMAFIQKKDGSLLMVIENRIENENITIGQLFQAGYSTKGKARGNGLTTARRIINQWSNATMNTRIENQFFIHEIEIKAVNEQISVPYEKTLV; this comes from the coding sequence ATGGTCTTATCTCTCTTCTTTTTTGTCATTGAATTAACAGCTATGTTCTTTGGTCTCTTTTACACACTTAGTCTAAAATTAAAATTAAAAACAATTATGTTCGGGGTTATTGCTGTTGGTTTACCTGCCGTTTCATCTTATTTATATGTGGCAGGTTGCTTTGGCATCAGTTACCTTCTGATCAGCTTAAGTTTATTTTTTTATATTCATACCCGAAAGCTACGTACACTGCTGGATGTTGCTATCCTGGCGATTATTAGCCTTATTGCAGAAAACCTTTCACAGATTATTCATTTTTCTTTTTTTACAGATCAACAAACTCCTGTTGTTGCAGGAATAAACAGTTTGTTTCTTGTAATCATTTTTACTGTTTGTACCTATCTTTATCGGTTATTTATCATGAAGATTTGGCAAATGTTTTCGATTGCCACACAAATCCTGTTATTCTTCGTCGCATGGGTTACGACAACCGTTATCTTTTTCAATCTATTCATCTCTTTACATCGTAATCTATATTATCCTGCCATTTTTAATGTGCTAATTGAGACTATCTATCTTTTATTAATGTTCGTTCTGTTTGCCCTCTTGTTTCGTAACATTAAAAAGGAGAATACATTAAAAAACAAAGAAATAGAACGAGAGCAAATGCTGCAATACATGCAAGAACTCGAACGAATCAATAAGGATATGCAAAGCTTCCGGCATGATTACCAGAATATCTTGCTTACCATGCAAGGATACATGGAGCATAATGATATCAAAGGATTAAAAAACTATTTTAATAATTATATTGTGAAAGTGGAAAATAGTACGCTTCGTCGTAACCATTTATTTCACCAGCTAGATAAAATTAAAATAATTGAATTGAAAGGATTTCTATCTTCAAAAATATTACTGGCCCAGGAGTCCAGCATAACTATTCATGTAGAAGTAGCCGATCAAATTAAAGCTATTGATATGCATATAATAGATCTGATTCGGCTAATTGGTATATTACTAGATAACGCGTTAGAAGCTTCTCTCCACTTAGAAAACCGGGAGCTAAATATGGCATTTATCCAGAAAAAAGACGGTTCCTTACTCATGGTAATAGAGAACCGCATCGAAAATGAGAATATAACTATCGGACAACTGTTTCAGGCTGGATACTCAACAAAGGGAAAAGCTCGAGGTAACGGCTTAACAACCGCTCGTCGAATTATCAATCAATGGTCAAATGCTACCATGAATACACGCATCGAAAATCAATTCTTCATTCATGAAATTGAAATAAAAGCCGTAAACGAGCAGATTTCCGTTCCATATGAAAAAACACTTGTCTAG
- a CDS encoding LytR/AlgR family response regulator transcription factor, with product MKVIICENETEQRLLLESIISHYALVSEPSIEIVLSAATPEEVLVFQQDQRADCYFLDIELASTLNGMDVARKIREQDPFATIIFISMHADRLKLTFKYKLAALDFIVKDDNRAKLSEQVIDALEAAFTKCKQQNTSQEKISSLAIRIGEQIKYVHYTDIYYFETSPNVHKIGLHEKNGYYEFYAKLKDLEELHPSFFRCHKSYVINLQHIKTINKKERKLIMANDQECYLSFRKVKELQTKLNQQYPGISTIG from the coding sequence GTGAAGGTAATAATTTGTGAAAATGAAACAGAGCAACGCCTATTGTTAGAATCGATTATTTCGCATTATGCTTTGGTCTCTGAACCAAGCATTGAAATAGTGCTTAGTGCCGCTACTCCGGAAGAAGTGCTGGTTTTCCAACAAGATCAGAGAGCAGATTGTTATTTTTTAGATATAGAACTTGCTTCGACACTTAATGGAATGGATGTTGCCCGTAAAATCCGAGAACAAGATCCCTTTGCTACAATCATTTTTATTTCCATGCATGCAGATCGATTAAAATTGACATTTAAATATAAATTAGCTGCGCTTGATTTTATTGTTAAAGATGATAATCGAGCAAAGCTATCCGAGCAAGTAATCGATGCATTAGAAGCGGCTTTTACCAAATGCAAGCAACAAAACACTTCACAAGAGAAGATATCATCACTTGCAATCCGTATCGGTGAGCAGATTAAATACGTTCATTATACGGACATTTATTACTTTGAGACTTCCCCTAACGTACATAAAATAGGACTACACGAAAAAAATGGCTATTATGAATTTTATGCAAAATTAAAAGATCTTGAAGAACTTCATCCATCCTTTTTTCGCTGTCATAAAAGCTACGTCATCAATCTGCAACACATTAAAACAATTAATAAAAAGGAACGTAAATTGATCATGGCAAATGACCAGGAATGTTACCTGTCTTTTCGTAAAGTAAAGGAATTGCAAACTAAGCTTAATCAGCAGTATCCTGGTATTTCCACTATTGGATAA
- a CDS encoding oxidoreductase yields MLTIGYIGNGKSTNRYHLPFVLQRENIKVKTIYRRNPDRDSWKRIDGVHYTSDLNELLHDDDIQVIVVCTRHDSHYEYAKQVLEHNKHCLVEKPFTENSEQAKEIFALAKEKGLIVQAYQNRRFDSDFLTVQKVIEEGKLGDLLEMEMHFDYFRPEVPESADSFDPAVSFLYGHACHTLDQVISYFGKPDQIHYDVRQLLGTGRMNDYFDLDLYYGTLKVSVKSSYFRIKERPSFVVYGKKGCFVKETKDRQEEHLKLFYMPDNKDFGVDTLKHYGVLTYVDDDGTIHEEKVTSVNGDYGIVYDDLYEAVINGKDKTITDEQTVLQMEILETGVRDLE; encoded by the coding sequence ATGCTTACTATAGGATATATTGGCAATGGAAAAAGTACGAATAGATATCATCTGCCATTCGTACTGCAACGAGAGAATATAAAGGTAAAAACGATTTATCGGAGAAATCCCGATCGTGATAGCTGGAAGCGAATTGATGGCGTACATTATACTTCTGACTTGAATGAATTATTGCATGATGATGATATTCAAGTCATTGTGGTATGCACAAGACATGACAGCCATTATGAATACGCAAAACAAGTATTAGAACATAATAAACACTGCTTGGTGGAAAAGCCGTTTACGGAAAACTCGGAACAGGCGAAAGAAATATTTGCATTGGCCAAAGAGAAAGGCTTGATTGTCCAAGCGTATCAAAATAGACGTTTTGACAGTGATTTCTTAACGGTTCAAAAAGTTATCGAGGAAGGGAAACTAGGCGACCTGCTGGAAATGGAAATGCATTTTGACTATTTCCGTCCAGAAGTCCCGGAGTCTGCCGATTCCTTTGATCCAGCTGTGTCCTTTTTATACGGCCATGCCTGTCATACCCTGGATCAGGTCATCAGCTACTTTGGCAAGCCGGATCAGATCCATTATGATGTGAGACAACTATTAGGAACAGGAAGAATGAACGATTATTTCGATTTGGATTTATATTACGGCACGTTAAAAGTATCGGTAAAATCCAGTTATTTTAGAATAAAAGAAAGACCAAGCTTCGTCGTTTACGGAAAAAAAGGATGCTTTGTCAAAGAAACAAAAGATCGTCAGGAAGAACATTTAAAGTTATTTTACATGCCAGATAATAAAGATTTTGGTGTAGATACCCTCAAACATTATGGCGTATTAACGTACGTGGACGATGATGGTACGATTCATGAAGAAAAAGTAACATCCGTAAATGGTGATTATGGCATTGTATATGATGACTTATATGAAGCGGTTATAAATGGTAAAGATAAAACCATTACAGACGAGCAGACAGTATTGCAAATGGAAATATTAGAAACAGGAGTTAGGGATCTAGAGTGA
- a CDS encoding PTS system mannose/fructose/sorbose family transporter subunit IID, whose amino-acid sequence MAKEMKLSRRDRVAIWWRSTFIQGSWNYERMQNGGWAFSMIPAIRRLYKTKEDRAAALQRHLEFFNTHPYVASPIIGVTLALEEERANGAPVDNKAIQGVKVGMMGPLAGIGDPVFWFTVKPILGALAASLALTGNILGPILYFVLWNIIRMGFMWYTQELGYKAGSKITEDLSGGLLRDITKGASILGMFILGALVNRWVAVSFTPTVSRVELDEGAYIDWENLPAGSEGIRTALEQQAAGRSLSEYNVTTLQDNLDSLIPGLAGLLITLLSMWLLRKKVSPIIMILGLFALGILFHAINLM is encoded by the coding sequence ATGGCTAAAGAAATGAAATTGTCTAGAAGAGATCGCGTTGCTATTTGGTGGCGATCCACTTTCATTCAAGGTTCCTGGAACTATGAACGTATGCAAAACGGTGGTTGGGCCTTTTCTATGATTCCAGCCATCAGAAGATTATATAAAACAAAAGAAGATCGTGCTGCGGCACTGCAACGACACTTAGAATTTTTTAATACCCATCCATATGTAGCTTCTCCGATCATTGGTGTGACGTTAGCACTTGAAGAAGAACGTGCAAATGGTGCCCCAGTTGATAACAAAGCTATTCAAGGGGTTAAAGTCGGGATGATGGGTCCGTTAGCAGGTATCGGGGACCCCGTTTTCTGGTTCACGGTTAAACCAATTCTCGGTGCATTGGCCGCTTCTCTTGCTTTAACTGGGAACATATTGGGACCAATCCTATACTTTGTTTTATGGAACATCATTCGTATGGGTTTCATGTGGTATACACAAGAACTTGGTTACAAAGCAGGTTCCAAAATTACGGAAGATTTATCTGGTGGATTGCTTCGTGACATTACCAAAGGGGCCTCGATACTCGGTATGTTCATTCTTGGTGCATTAGTTAACCGATGGGTTGCGGTATCCTTTACACCAACGGTATCGAGAGTTGAACTGGACGAAGGTGCGTATATCGATTGGGAGAACCTGCCTGCTGGATCAGAAGGGATTCGCACGGCATTAGAACAGCAAGCCGCCGGTCGTTCATTAAGTGAATATAATGTCACGACTTTACAGGACAACTTAGATAGCCTAATTCCAGGTTTAGCAGGGCTGTTAATCACACTCCTCAGCATGTGGCTGCTCAGGAAGAAAGTGTCTCCTATTATTATGATTCTCGGATTGTTTGCACTTGGTATCCTATTCCATGCCATTAACTTAATGTAA
- a CDS encoding mannose/fructose/sorbose PTS transporter subunit IIA: MVGIIIATHGEFADGILQSGSMIFGEQENVTAVTLMPSEGPDDIKSKMQKAIASFDNKDEVLFLVDLWGGTPFNQANNLMEEHKDKWAIVAGVNLAMLIEAYSSRFSMNTAHEIASHILDTAKEAVKVKPEELEPADAAATATQPSTSGEPGTFEYVLARIDSRLLHGQVATAWTKNTLPTRIIVVSDEVAKDDLRKKLIQQAAPSGVKAHVVPINKMVELAQDDQHFGGQRALLLFENPHDVLRAVEGGVPLETINVGSMAHSTGKVQPNKVLAFNQADIDAFKKLKEFGVQFDVRKVPNDSKGNMDEILQRAQAELNRQ, from the coding sequence ATGGTAGGGATTATCATTGCTACTCACGGTGAATTTGCTGATGGTATCTTGCAATCTGGATCCATGATCTTTGGAGAACAAGAAAATGTAACAGCTGTTACGTTGATGCCGAGCGAAGGACCTGATGATATAAAGTCAAAAATGCAAAAAGCGATTGCCTCATTCGACAACAAGGATGAAGTATTATTCTTAGTTGATCTTTGGGGTGGGACTCCCTTCAACCAGGCAAACAACTTGATGGAAGAGCACAAAGATAAATGGGCAATCGTTGCTGGTGTGAACTTAGCGATGTTGATTGAAGCTTATTCTTCACGCTTTTCTATGAACACGGCCCACGAAATTGCTTCGCATATTCTGGACACAGCGAAAGAAGCGGTGAAGGTGAAGCCGGAAGAATTAGAGCCGGCAGATGCCGCTGCAACAGCCACTCAGCCATCTACTTCAGGTGAACCTGGTACATTTGAATATGTGTTAGCACGTATTGATTCTCGACTGCTTCACGGCCAGGTAGCAACGGCTTGGACCAAGAATACACTGCCTACGCGAATTATCGTCGTTTCGGATGAAGTAGCGAAGGATGACCTTCGTAAGAAATTAATCCAGCAGGCTGCTCCATCAGGGGTCAAGGCACATGTTGTTCCGATCAATAAAATGGTGGAACTTGCTCAAGATGATCAACATTTCGGCGGTCAGCGCGCATTGCTTCTTTTTGAAAATCCCCATGACGTACTTAGAGCGGTGGAAGGCGGTGTTCCACTTGAGACCATCAATGTTGGTTCGATGGCACACTCCACTGGGAAAGTTCAACCGAATAAGGTATTGGCCTTTAATCAGGCAGATATCGATGCGTTCAAAAAGTTGAAGGAATTTGGTGTGCAATTCGATGTACGCAAAGTTCCAAATGATTCAAAAGGCAACATGGATGAGATTCTTCAGAGGGCTCAAGCGGAGTTGAACAGACAGTAA
- a CDS encoding DUF956 family protein, with translation MVQSINTKVDLVMDATSHLSVSDYGQIMIGDKGFEFFNKRDARKFIQIPWEEVDYVIASVLFKGKWIPRYAIQTKKNGTFTFSSKDPKKVFRAIRTYVDPDHMVQSLSFFDVIKRGFRSKLKK, from the coding sequence ATGGTTCAATCAATCAATACAAAAGTTGATTTGGTAATGGATGCAACCTCACACTTAAGTGTTTCGGACTATGGACAGATAATGATTGGCGATAAAGGATTTGAGTTCTTCAATAAACGTGATGCTCGCAAGTTTATTCAAATTCCTTGGGAAGAAGTAGATTACGTAATCGCCTCTGTTCTGTTCAAAGGAAAATGGATTCCGCGTTATGCGATCCAAACGAAGAAGAATGGAACATTTACATTTTCGTCTAAAGATCCCAAAAAAGTGTTTCGCGCGATCCGTACATACGTTGATCCGGATCATATGGTCCAGTCCTTAAGCTTCTTTGATGTAATCAAACGCGGATTCAGGAGTAAATTGAAAAAGTAA